DNA from Microbacterium foliorum:
CTGGCTTTTGATCTGCTTCACGAAGAGCGGGATCAGGGCAGCGCGCACGACGATGACGAGGCCGACGATCGACAGCACCCAGGTCAGACCGGAGGCGGCCGGAAGTCCGACCGCAGTCAGCAGCCAGTGCCAGGCGACGAGAACGAGCTCGACGACCCACTTGAGCGGCCAGAGGATGGTTCCGATCAGGTCGAAGCCGCCGGAGGCAGGCGCCGGCGACGGTGTTGCGCTGGCGAACAGAAGGTCAAGACCCACCGATCAGTCCTTTCGGGAAGGGACGACGAAACCGCGAGCGGTCAGGTCATAGCGGAAGTGTTCATGCGGACGGACGTCATCGACGCCGCCATGACTCCAGGGGTTGCAACGGAGAATGCGCCACGCCGAGAACAGGGTTCCCCGCACGGCACCGTGCTGCTGCACCGCCCCTACAGCGTAAGCCGAACAGGACGGGTAGTACGCACACACATCTCCGTATATCGGAGAGATGACCTTGCGGTACCCGGTCAGGAAACCCAGTACGAGATTCCTGGGGATCAGGGGGATGCCGCGCAGCACGTCGCGCGCCTGCATGCGCCCTGTGCCGATCGACGACGCCGGTAGAGCGGTCACGGTCGCGTCTTCGCGAGTCGGTCGAGACAGCGGTTCACATCGGCACTCAGCTCGGCGAAGCTCGCGGTCGCAGACGCAGGAAGGGCACGGATGACGACATCCGTGCCCTCGGGGACCCGTGACAACGCCTCCGCACAGACGGCTTTGAGTCGCCGACGGACGGTGTTGCGCACCACTGCGGTGCCCACCTGCTTGCTGATGATGAATCCGAACCTCGCGGCTCTGCTCTCACCCGTCGTCAGCATCGATGTGACGACGCGGGCTCCGCCACAGCGTGAACCGCGTCGAACGACCAGACGATAGTCGCTCCCGCGGGTCACGCGATACGGGCGGGCGAGCACAGCGTTCTACGCGGAGAGCTCGGTGCGGCCCTTCGCGCGGCGTGCCGACAGGATGGCGCGGCCGGCGCGGGTGCGCATGCGAAGACGGAAGCCGTGCTTCTTGGCGCGACGACGGTTGTTGGGCTGGAAGGTGCGCTTGCTCATGGAATCACTCCGGGAATGCTGCCACCGGGATCATTTTGACCGGAGACATAGGGATCTGCCGTTCAGGCATAAGTCAACCGATTAAGGGTACGTCTTGGCGGCGCGCAGAGCAAATCTGCGCGCTTCGACAGGGGACGACCTGCGAGATCCGCACAGCTATTATCCACAACCCCGCGCCTGCACGTATGCGCA
Protein-coding regions in this window:
- the yidD gene encoding membrane protein insertion efficiency factor YidD, which produces MTALPASSIGTGRMQARDVLRGIPLIPRNLVLGFLTGYRKVISPIYGDVCAYYPSCSAYAVGAVQQHGAVRGTLFSAWRILRCNPWSHGGVDDVRPHEHFRYDLTARGFVVPSRKD
- the rnpA gene encoding ribonuclease P protein component is translated as MLARPYRVTRGSDYRLVVRRGSRCGGARVVTSMLTTGESRAARFGFIISKQVGTAVVRNTVRRRLKAVCAEALSRVPEGTDVVIRALPASATASFAELSADVNRCLDRLAKTRP
- the rpmH gene encoding 50S ribosomal protein L34 translates to MSKRTFQPNNRRRAKKHGFRLRMRTRAGRAILSARRAKGRTELSA